A region of the Pseudomonas sp. J452 genome:
AGGGCGATGGCCTTGACCCCACGCTGGGCGAACTCGTCCTTGAGCTTGGCGGTGAAGCCCAGCTCGGTGGTGCACACCGGGGTGAAGTCGGCTGGATGGGAGAAGAGAATGCCCCAGTTGTTGCCCAGCCACTCGTGGAAACGAATGCGGCCTTCACTGGAGTCCTGTACGAAGTCGGGGGCGATGTCGCCCAGGCGGATGGTCATGCTGCTGCTCCTTGAGCGTCGTGGCGTGGGGCTCACTATGCTCAGGAACGAAAACGAATAAAAAGAATAAATAATGATTTATTTATTCCATAAAGAGATATGCAGCGAATCATCGACCGGCTCGCACAAAAGCATAAGCATCTAATTATTTATTCTTTCAAAGAATAAAAACGCTCTCCTATAGTCGCTGCGTTCCCCCTCCTTCCAAGGACGTCCGATGAAACGCCTACTGTCCCCTTCCCTGCTCGCCGCCGGCCTGCTGCTGGCCTCCAGCACCCAGGCCGCGACCCTGCTCAACGTCTCCTACGACGTGATGCGCGACTTCTACAAGGACTACAACGCCGCCTTCCAGCAGCACTGGCAGGCCGAGGGCGGCAAGCCGCTGCAGATCCAGATGTCCCACGGCGGTTCGAGCAAACAGGCACGGGCGGTGATCGACGGCCTGGCCGCCGACGTGATCACCATGAACATGGCCACCGACATCAATGCCCTCGCCGACCATGGCGGCCTGGTGCCGAAGGACTGGGCCGAACGCCTGCCCAACCACAGCGCGCCGTTCACCTCAGCCACCGTGTTCATCGTGCGCAAGGGCAACCCCAAGGGCCTGAAGGACTGGCCGGACCTGCTCAAGGACGGCGTGCAGGTGGTAGTGCCCAACCCGAAGACCTCGGGCAACGGCCGCTACACCTACCTGTCGGCCTGGGGCTATGTGCTGGAAAAAGGCGGCGACGAAAAAGCCGCCAAGGACTTCGTCGGCAAGCTGTTCAAGCAGGCGCCGGTGCTCGACACCGGTGGTCGCGCCGCCACTACCACCTTTATCCAGAACCAGATCGGCGACGTGCTGCTGACCTTCGAGAACGAAGCCGAGATGATCGCCCGCGAGTTCGGCCGTGGCAGCTTCGAAGTGGTCTACCCGAGCGTCTCCGCCGAAGCCGAGCCACCGGTCGCGGTGGTCGACAAGGTGGTCGACAAGAAAGGCACCCGCCAGGAGGCCGAGGCCTACCTGAAATACCTGTGGTCCGAGGAAGCCCAGCGCATCGCCGCCAACAACTACCTGCGCCCACGCAACCCGGCGATCCTCGCCGAGTTCGCTGACCGCTTCCCCAAGGTCACCTTCTTCAATGTGGTGCAGACCTTCGGTGACTGGCCGCTGATCCAGAACACCCACTTCAAGGATGGCGGGGTATTCGACCAGATCTACGGCGCGCAGTAAGACCCGCCCGCAATGCAAAAGCCCGGCCCTGTGCCGGGCTTTTGCATTCGTATACCGCGGGTTTCACCCGCCCTACGGGGTTTGCGTAGGGCGGGTGAAACCCGCGTTGCGGCCTACACTGCGCTGACCCGCCAACCACAACATGGATGTTGTGATGCCCTATTACCGCCGCGCCGCCGCTCCCGGTGGCACCTACTTCTTCACGGTAGTGACTGCCCACCGCCAGCCGATTCTGACCAACACCGATATCCGTAGCGCACTGCGCGAGGGAGTCTCCCTGGTGCGCCAGACCTTGCCATTTCGCATCGAAGGCTGGGTGCTGCTGCCCGATCACCTGCATGCAATCTGGACCCTACCGGAAGGCGACGCGGACTTTTCCACGCGCTGGCGACTGATCAAGCGACACGTTACCCATACGTGCGGCGCCAATTACATTCGCCACGATTATCTGAGTCCGCGACGGTTTGCCAAACAGTACGGCACGCTCTGGCAACACAGATTCTGGGAGCACCTGATACGTGACGAAACGGACATGCGCCAACACCTCGATTACCTGCACGGCAACCCACTCAAACATGGGATTGTAGAGCGAGTCAGTGATTGGCCCTGGTCGTCGTTTCATCGTTATGTGCGCCAAGGCATTTATCCCACCGATTGGGGTGGCTCGACAGACGAGGAAACGCCGATGGGCGAGTAAAAGCCGCGGGTTTCACCCGCCCTACATTTCGCCGGCAACACCACCGTAGGGCGGGTGCAACCCGCGTATGCAGCGCACATAAAAAACCGGGCCTTGCGGCCCGGAAACGTGCTTCCACCTTGAGGTTGGTTTACAGCGCGTGGGCCTGGTACAGCGCGGTCAGCGCCTCGCCGCGCAGGTAGGCCAGCTCCACCGCGCGGCGGTCGCGCGGGCGGGCCAGTGGCACATTCAGTTCCAGCTGCAGGCGGCTGGGTGTGCCGCCGAGGATCAGCACCCGGTCGCTCAGGTAGAACGCCTCGTCCAGATCATGGGTGACCAGCAGCAGGGCGATGCCGTAATGCTCGGCGAGGGCAACCACCAGGTCCTGCAGTTTCATGCGGGTGAAGGCATCCACCGCGCTGAAGGGCTCATCGAGCAGCAGCACCTGTGGCCGGCCGAACAGGCCACGGGCGATGGCCACGCGCTGGGCCATGCCGCCGGAGAGATGCTTGGGCAGTTTGTCGGCATGCCCGGCCAGGCCGACATCCTGCAGCAGCTGCGCCACCCACTCGGCATCGGCCGCGCGGCCGGCGGCAAAGCCGATATTTTCGGCCACCGTCAGCCAGGGCAGCAGGCGCGGCTCCTGGAACACCACACCGATGCCGCTGCCCCGGCCGAAGCCGAGCAGCGGGTTGAGCTCCAGACTGCCGGAGAAGTCGCGATCGAGCCCCGCGGCGATGCGCAGCAGGGTGCTCTTGCCACAGCCACTGGGGCCGAGCAGGCTGACGATCTCGCCGGGGGCCAGGGCCAGGCTGATTTCATCGAGCACCCGCACGCCGGCGAAGGCCTTGCGGATGCCCTGCAGTTGCAGCAATGCGCTCATCTCATGCCTCCCCACCGCTGTAGCTGTCGCGCCAGTGCAGGGCGCGGCTTTCCAGGTTTTTCAACAGGCCGTCGCTGAGCTTGCCGAGCAGTGCGAGCAGGACGATGGCGGCGAGCACCAGGTCCGGCCGCGACGTTTCGCGACCGTCGCTGAGCAGGTAGCCGAGGCCCTGGGTGGCGGCGATCAGTTCGGCGGCGACGAGGAACATCCAGCTCAGGCTGAGCGCCCCGCGCAGGCCGGTAAACAGGTTGGGCAGCGCCGCCGGCAGGAGGATGCGCCGGGTCAGGGCGAAGGCCGACAGGCCATACAGCTGGCCGACTTCCACCAGTTTGCGATCGACCCCGCGAATGCCGGCGAGCAGCGCCAGGTACACCGGGAAGAAGGCGCCAAGGGCGATCAGCACGATCTTCGGCGTCTCGTCGATGCCCAGCCAGAGCAGAAGCAGCGGCACCCAGGCCAGGCTGGGAATCGCCCGCAGGGCCTGGAAGCTGGGCTCCAGGTAGGCCTCGGCACGGCGGCTGAGGCCGACCCAGGCACCGATCAGCACGGCCAGGCCGGCACCGCTGGCAAAACCCGCCGCCACCCGCGCCAGGCTGACACCGACATGCCCCCACAGCTCACCGCTGGCGGCCAGCCAATGGAGCGTCGCGCCGATCTGGCTGGGCGCCGGCAACTGGTGCGCCGGCAGCCAGCCCAGGCGCACCAGCGCCTCCAGCAGGCCGACCAACGCCAACGGCAGCGCCAGGCCACGCCAGCCCGCCAGAACGGGGCGGCGCCAGCGCGGCAGGCGCACGGCACTGCGCAGGGCGAACAGGCTGGACGCGGGCATGGCCGTTACTCCGCCTTGGCCACGGGCTGGCCGATAACGCTGGCCGCCAGTTGCGGGCTGATCAGTTGCTCGACGGTGGCGGCCACGTCGGTACCCGGACGCACCAGCTGCTCCTCGACCAGGATCGGCGCGGCGGCCTTCAGCGCGGCAATGTGCTCGGCCCCCGGCTGCGGGTTGCTGAAGTCGGTACGCGACAGCTGCAGCTTGGCCACTTCCAGCGGCAGCTTGGCTTCCCGGGCGAGCAGCTCGGCCGTCTGCTGCGGATGGCTAACGGCCCAGTGGCGGGCTTGCTCGTAGGCGCCGATGACCTTCTCGATCAGCTTGGGCTGCTCCTTGAGGAAGCCGTCGCTGACGTTGAGCACGCCATAGCTGTTGAAGTCGACATTCCGGTAGAGCAGGCGCGAACCGGCCTGCAGCTGGCTGGCGGCCAGGTGCGGATCGAGCCCGGACCAGGCGTCGACATCACCGCGCTCCAGGGCCACGCGGCCATCCGGATGCTGCAGGTGGACGATTTCCACGTCGTCCTTGTCCAGGCCGGCCGTCTGCAGGCTGCGCAGCAGGAACAGGTAGGGGTCGGTGCCCTTGGTGGCGGCGATCTTCTTGCCCTTGAGGGCGGCCAGGGTCTTGATCGGCGAGTCTTTCGGCACCGCCAGGGCGGTCCATTCCGGGCGACTGGCGATGTACACGGTCTTCACCGGGCTGCCGTTGGCACGGCTGAGCACGGCGGCCAGGCCGGCCGTGGAGGCGAAGTCGATGCTGCCGCCGTTGAGGTATTCGAGGGAGCGGTTGCTGCCCTGGCTGAACACCCACTTGACGCGGATGCCGTCGGCGGCGAGTTGTTTCTCGAGGATGCCCTGCTCCTTCAGCACCAGGCTGGTGGGGGCGTAGTAGGCGTAGTCCAGGCGGACTTCCTTGGGCGTTTCGGCCTGCACGCCGGCGGATGCCAGTGCGGCCAGCAGGGCGCTGAGGCCGTGACGCAATGTGAAGTGTTTCATGGGGTTCTCCTTGGCTCTTGGGCAGATGCCTTCCGGCCCGATGGCGGGCTGGTCAGGAGGTGGCGCCGGCGGGGTTCGCCGGCGCCTGGGTTAATCAGAGGATGGGCAGGCTGTAGCTGAGGATCAGACGGTTCTCGTCCTGGTCGGCCGCGGCATTGCCGCGCAGGCTGGCGTTGCGCCAGGACACGCCAAGACCCTTGAGGGCGCCATCCTGCAGGGTGTAGTCGAGACGGAAGTCGCGTTCCCACTCCTGCTTGTCGCCGGTGGCCGAGTCGATGTTGTCGCCGGACAGGTAGGTGACGGTGGCTTTCAGGCCCGGCACGCCGACTTTGCTGAAGTCGTAACCGTACTCGGCCAGCCAGGTGCGTTCGCCGGCACTGAGGAACTTGCCGATCTGGCGGTCGGTGATCAGGTAGGCGGTGGCGCCATCACCCTGGTTGAGGTACGGGAAGTTGCTGTCGCCGGAGACCTGCTGGTAACCGGCGCTCAGCGCGTGGCCACTGAGGCTGTAGGTGAACAGGGCGCTCCAGGTGTCGTTGTCCACTTCGCCCTTGGTCACGCCATTGCCGTAGTAACCGGTGCTGACGTAGCCGTCGTCGCGCCCGGCTGCGCTGCCGTTCTCGCCATCGGAGTCGCTCTTGAAATAGCGCAGGTCGGACTTCAGCGCGCCAGAGCCTATGGCCAGGTTGTGGGTCAGACCGAGGAAGTGCTGCTGGTAGAACTCGTTCAGCTCGCCGTAGTAGTACTGCGCCAGCAGGTCCTTGCCGATCTTGTAGTCGGCACCCGCGTAGTAGAAGGTGTTGCTGAACTGGCCGGTCTTGGCATTGTTGGCGCCACCGATCGACAGGCCTTCGCTGCTGCTCGAGCTGCGCCCCTTGGCGTGCTCCAGCTGGCCGCCAATCAGGGTCAGGTTGTCGATTTCATTGGAGGTGATCTGCCCGCCGTCGAAGGTCTGCGGCAACAGGCGGCCGTCGTTGAAGGTCACCACCGGCAGCTTCGGCTGCAGGGTGCCCAGACGCGCCTCGGTCTTGGAGAGGCGCACCTTGCCGGTCAGGCCGAGGCTGCTGAATTGGTCTTCGGCGCGACCGTTCTCGTCGGTGGGGAACACGGTGCCGCTGTACTTGCTGGAGTCCGGGTTGTAGTGACGACCCTTGCCGGAGTCGA
Encoded here:
- a CDS encoding sulfate ABC transporter substrate-binding protein translates to MKRLLSPSLLAAGLLLASSTQAATLLNVSYDVMRDFYKDYNAAFQQHWQAEGGKPLQIQMSHGGSSKQARAVIDGLAADVITMNMATDINALADHGGLVPKDWAERLPNHSAPFTSATVFIVRKGNPKGLKDWPDLLKDGVQVVVPNPKTSGNGRYTYLSAWGYVLEKGGDEKAAKDFVGKLFKQAPVLDTGGRAATTTFIQNQIGDVLLTFENEAEMIAREFGRGSFEVVYPSVSAEAEPPVAVVDKVVDKKGTRQEAEAYLKYLWSEEAQRIAANNYLRPRNPAILAEFADRFPKVTFFNVVQTFGDWPLIQNTHFKDGGVFDQIYGAQ
- a CDS encoding REP-associated tyrosine transposase gives rise to the protein MPYYRRAAAPGGTYFFTVVTAHRQPILTNTDIRSALREGVSLVRQTLPFRIEGWVLLPDHLHAIWTLPEGDADFSTRWRLIKRHVTHTCGANYIRHDYLSPRRFAKQYGTLWQHRFWEHLIRDETDMRQHLDYLHGNPLKHGIVERVSDWPWSSFHRYVRQGIYPTDWGGSTDEETPMGE
- a CDS encoding ABC transporter ATP-binding protein; protein product: MSALLQLQGIRKAFAGVRVLDEISLALAPGEIVSLLGPSGCGKSTLLRIAAGLDRDFSGSLELNPLLGFGRGSGIGVVFQEPRLLPWLTVAENIGFAAGRAADAEWVAQLLQDVGLAGHADKLPKHLSGGMAQRVAIARGLFGRPQVLLLDEPFSAVDAFTRMKLQDLVVALAEHYGIALLLVTHDLDEAFYLSDRVLILGGTPSRLQLELNVPLARPRDRRAVELAYLRGEALTALYQAHAL
- a CDS encoding ABC transporter permease: MPASSLFALRSAVRLPRWRRPVLAGWRGLALPLALVGLLEALVRLGWLPAHQLPAPSQIGATLHWLAASGELWGHVGVSLARVAAGFASGAGLAVLIGAWVGLSRRAEAYLEPSFQALRAIPSLAWVPLLLLWLGIDETPKIVLIALGAFFPVYLALLAGIRGVDRKLVEVGQLYGLSAFALTRRILLPAALPNLFTGLRGALSLSWMFLVAAELIAATQGLGYLLSDGRETSRPDLVLAAIVLLALLGKLSDGLLKNLESRALHWRDSYSGGEA
- a CDS encoding aliphatic sulfonate ABC transporter substrate-binding protein: MKHFTLRHGLSALLAALASAGVQAETPKEVRLDYAYYAPTSLVLKEQGILEKQLAADGIRVKWVFSQGSNRSLEYLNGGSIDFASTAGLAAVLSRANGSPVKTVYIASRPEWTALAVPKDSPIKTLAALKGKKIAATKGTDPYLFLLRSLQTAGLDKDDVEIVHLQHPDGRVALERGDVDAWSGLDPHLAASQLQAGSRLLYRNVDFNSYGVLNVSDGFLKEQPKLIEKVIGAYEQARHWAVSHPQQTAELLAREAKLPLEVAKLQLSRTDFSNPQPGAEHIAALKAAAPILVEEQLVRPGTDVAATVEQLISPQLAASVIGQPVAKAE
- a CDS encoding OprD family porin, giving the protein MNKSSLALAVALGAIAQQAGAAGFIEDSKATIGLRNFYINQDTRNADANTQEEWGQGFQFNYISGYTEGTVGVGVDAIGLLGVKLDSGKGRHYNPDSSKYSGTVFPTDENGRAEDQFSSLGLTGKVRLSKTEARLGTLQPKLPVVTFNDGRLLPQTFDGGQITSNEIDNLTLIGGQLEHAKGRSSSSSEGLSIGGANNAKTGQFSNTFYYAGADYKIGKDLLAQYYYGELNEFYQQHFLGLTHNLAIGSGALKSDLRYFKSDSDGENGSAAGRDDGYVSTGYYGNGVTKGEVDNDTWSALFTYSLSGHALSAGYQQVSGDSNFPYLNQGDGATAYLITDRQIGKFLSAGERTWLAEYGYDFSKVGVPGLKATVTYLSGDNIDSATGDKQEWERDFRLDYTLQDGALKGLGVSWRNASLRGNAAADQDENRLILSYSLPIL